One genomic region from uncultured Cohaesibacter sp. encodes:
- a CDS encoding LacI family DNA-binding transcriptional regulator encodes MADLPDEQLLTSEPRRARQGSQRVTLESVARLASVAPTTVSRALNSPDKVAKKTLDRINAVIEQTGYVPNMLAGGLASNKSKLVAVIVPSLVNIVYAETVQHFAKPMKEAGYQVLQGEVGYSLEEEEQLVTAILSRRPDGIFLTGIQHSNNCRRQLLAANIPIVETWDVTPTPLDIVVGFSQQSVGKKTANYFYDKGYRNFAIVSAEDQRALIRNDSFLKTLADKGITKVPTSIVPGISNLQLGRQGAAKLLDEGLHDSLIFCSSDTLAHGVLTEVQARGLSIPDDIAIVGFGDQNFAAHTYPALSTVRIDRATMGRESASALLARLADQQVAQPVLDVGFQIVERDTA; translated from the coding sequence GTGGCAGACCTACCTGACGAGCAACTGTTAACTTCAGAGCCAAGACGAGCGCGGCAGGGATCGCAGCGGGTCACTCTGGAAAGTGTGGCGCGGCTTGCTAGTGTGGCGCCCACCACGGTGTCCCGTGCGCTAAATTCTCCCGACAAGGTCGCCAAGAAGACGCTGGACCGGATCAATGCCGTGATCGAGCAGACAGGCTATGTGCCCAACATGTTGGCCGGTGGCCTTGCGTCCAACAAGAGCAAGCTGGTTGCCGTCATCGTGCCCAGTCTGGTCAATATCGTCTATGCCGAAACCGTGCAGCATTTCGCCAAACCGATGAAAGAGGCTGGCTATCAGGTTTTGCAAGGGGAGGTTGGCTACTCTCTGGAAGAAGAAGAACAGCTCGTAACAGCCATTCTCAGTCGCCGCCCCGATGGCATTTTTCTCACCGGAATCCAGCATTCCAACAATTGTCGCCGCCAGCTTCTTGCTGCCAATATTCCCATCGTCGAAACCTGGGATGTGACGCCGACGCCGTTGGATATTGTTGTTGGCTTTTCCCAGCAAAGTGTCGGCAAGAAGACCGCCAACTATTTCTACGATAAGGGATACCGGAACTTCGCCATTGTTTCCGCTGAAGATCAGCGCGCCTTGATCCGCAATGACAGCTTTCTGAAAACGCTGGCTGACAAGGGCATTACGAAGGTGCCGACAAGCATTGTGCCGGGCATTTCCAATTTGCAATTGGGCCGACAGGGCGCTGCAAAGCTGCTCGATGAGGGCCTGCATGACAGCCTCATTTTCTGCAGTTCGGACACGCTTGCGCACGGGGTGCTAACCGAGGTTCAGGCACGGGGCCTGTCTATTCCCGATGACATTGCCATTGTCGGTTTTGGGGATCAGAATTTCGCCGCGCACACCTATCCGGCGCTCTCAACAGTACGGATTGACCGGGCGACGATGGGACGTGAATCGGCAAGCGCTCTGCTGGCGCGGCTGGCCGATCAGCAGGTTGCGCAGCCGGTTCTGGATGTTGGCTTCCAGATTGTCGAGCGTGATACGGCCTAA
- a CDS encoding FadR/GntR family transcriptional regulator translates to MSVEEANMAPSGSLSDRTARQLEQIITERDLKPGDRLPTVQDLSRKLGVSLSVVREAIASLRAGGVLHTRRGAGIFVAEPSAIDNRSLFFGDLSQISSVVEILELRLAVEVEAAGLAAERHSMAQESRIYEAYEAIQAVIKQGGTGEAEDSLFHIAIAEATNNRRFVDFLTQLGNAMIPRNKLRPLPASREEHVAYLSQLQDEHRIIVDAISGKNPDAARNAMRAHLSSSRDRYHSMIRAKTALR, encoded by the coding sequence ATGTCGGTTGAAGAAGCAAATATGGCGCCGAGTGGATCACTTAGCGATCGAACAGCCAGACAGCTGGAACAGATCATCACTGAACGTGATCTCAAGCCCGGAGATCGCCTCCCTACCGTGCAAGACCTCAGCCGCAAGCTCGGGGTCAGTCTCTCCGTAGTGCGCGAAGCCATTGCCTCGCTCCGCGCAGGTGGCGTGCTTCACACCCGTCGGGGAGCCGGCATCTTCGTCGCCGAACCCAGTGCAATTGACAATCGTAGCCTGTTTTTTGGCGATCTGTCTCAGATCTCGTCTGTCGTGGAAATTCTCGAATTGCGTCTTGCCGTCGAGGTGGAGGCTGCGGGCCTTGCGGCCGAGCGTCATTCCATGGCGCAGGAATCACGCATTTATGAAGCATATGAAGCGATCCAAGCGGTCATAAAGCAGGGAGGGACGGGCGAAGCAGAGGATTCGCTGTTTCACATTGCCATTGCTGAGGCAACGAACAATCGACGCTTCGTCGATTTCCTGACCCAGTTGGGCAACGCGATGATCCCGCGCAACAAACTGCGTCCGCTGCCTGCCTCTCGCGAAGAGCATGTGGCCTATCTGTCTCAGCTTCAGGATGAACACCGCATCATTGTGGATGCCATCTCGGGGAAGAACCCGGATGCTGCACGCAACGCCATGCGCGCGCATCTTTCGTCAAGCCGTGATCGCTATCACAGCATGATCAGAGCCAAAACCGCTTTGCGATAG
- a CDS encoding aldolase/citrate lyase family protein, which produces MTNLINPPENRFMEAIKKGETQFGLWLALTSNIGAEVIGAVGFDWLVLDAEHAPNELTTLVPQLQALRGSGSEPVVRATWNDPVLIKRYMDIGFRTILFPYVQDEKEAEAAVAAMRYPPEGVRGVATMHRSCSYGAEAGYIQSANERACALVQVETASAAERIEQICEVENLGGVFIGPSDLAASMNHLGDPGHKEVQGMMKYLCDECKSKGVPIGTLAPVTADAQRYLEWGYSFVALGAEVALMRNAAMAKLAEFKQA; this is translated from the coding sequence ATGACAAATCTGATTAACCCACCAGAAAACCGCTTCATGGAAGCCATCAAGAAAGGCGAGACCCAGTTTGGTCTCTGGCTGGCTCTGACCAGCAATATTGGCGCTGAGGTGATCGGCGCGGTCGGGTTTGACTGGCTCGTCCTTGATGCTGAGCATGCCCCGAACGAACTGACCACTCTGGTGCCTCAATTGCAGGCCCTCCGAGGCAGTGGAAGTGAGCCAGTCGTTCGGGCTACCTGGAACGATCCGGTGCTGATCAAGCGCTATATGGATATCGGTTTTCGCACCATTCTCTTTCCTTATGTGCAAGATGAGAAAGAGGCCGAAGCCGCCGTTGCCGCCATGCGCTATCCGCCTGAAGGCGTACGCGGGGTAGCGACCATGCATCGTTCCTGTTCCTACGGAGCTGAGGCGGGCTATATCCAGTCAGCCAACGAACGGGCCTGTGCGCTGGTGCAGGTGGAAACGGCCAGCGCAGCCGAGCGCATCGAGCAGATTTGCGAAGTGGAGAATCTGGGCGGCGTCTTTATCGGTCCGTCCGATCTGGCGGCCAGTATGAATCATCTGGGTGACCCGGGCCACAAGGAAGTGCAGGGCATGATGAAATATCTCTGTGACGAGTGCAAATCCAAGGGGGTTCCCATTGGTACGTTGGCGCCGGTTACAGCAGATGCGCAGCGCTATCTTGAATGGGGCTACAGCTTTGTGGCGCTTGGCGCTGAAGTGGCGCTCATGCGCAATGCGGCCATGGCAAAACTTGCGGAATTCAAGCAGGCCTGA
- the glxR gene encoding 2-hydroxy-3-oxopropionate reductase — protein MSKVGFIGTGIMGAPMAEHLLDGGHELVAFDVIGVPDSLKAKGAKVAASSKEVAEQSDIIIVMVPDTPHVAAVLFGENGVAEGLVAGKTVVDMSSISPVDTKEFAKKINDLSCEYVDAPVSGGEVGAKAASLTIMCGGTEEGFATAKPLFDLMGKNITLVGGNGDGQTCKVANQIIVALNIEAVSEALLFASKAGADPAKVREALMGGFASSKILEIHGERMINRTFDPGFRIELHQKDLNLALSNARAMGISLPNTATAQELFNACKANGGSAWDHSAMVRALEMMANHTVA, from the coding sequence ATGAGCAAAGTAGGTTTTATCGGCACAGGCATTATGGGTGCACCAATGGCAGAGCATCTGCTGGATGGAGGCCACGAGCTGGTCGCCTTTGACGTCATCGGGGTGCCTGACAGTCTCAAGGCCAAGGGCGCGAAGGTTGCAGCATCCTCGAAGGAAGTGGCAGAACAATCTGATATCATCATCGTCATGGTGCCCGATACGCCCCATGTGGCCGCTGTGCTGTTTGGCGAAAATGGTGTGGCTGAGGGATTGGTCGCGGGCAAGACCGTTGTCGATATGAGCTCGATCTCACCAGTCGACACCAAGGAATTCGCCAAAAAGATCAACGATCTGAGCTGCGAATATGTCGATGCGCCGGTCTCCGGCGGTGAGGTGGGGGCCAAAGCGGCGTCTCTCACCATCATGTGTGGTGGTACCGAAGAGGGCTTCGCGACGGCCAAACCTCTCTTTGATTTGATGGGCAAGAATATCACGCTCGTTGGCGGCAATGGCGATGGCCAAACCTGCAAGGTCGCCAACCAGATCATCGTTGCCCTCAATATCGAAGCGGTGAGTGAAGCACTGCTCTTTGCCTCCAAGGCCGGGGCTGATCCTGCCAAGGTGCGGGAGGCATTGATGGGTGGATTTGCCTCTTCCAAGATCCTCGAGATCCATGGTGAACGCATGATCAATCGTACCTTCGATCCGGGCTTCCGCATCGAGCTGCACCAGAAGGATCTAAATCTGGCGCTTTCCAACGCACGCGCCATGGGCATCAGTCTACCCAACACAGCCACTGCACAGGAGCTGTTCAACGCCTGCAAGGCCAATGGTGGCTCCGCGTGGGATCACTCAGCCATGGTCAGGGCGCTTGAAATGATGGCCAACCACACCGTTGCATGA
- a CDS encoding NAD(P)H-dependent glycerol-3-phosphate dehydrogenase: protein MGGRQIPVAEFTPASPIAPTDSEDKASRPKTSLPENDETHAHPFSSLTVVGAGSWGTALAATAARAGTKTILWGRSEEVVNEINEAHTNSVFLPDCELPRNLKATSDLQAALADADAVMIVVPSSAIRAVSEQVAAHIPEGVPIAVCAKGIEADTGLLMTQVAESELANHSVGVISGPTFARETAIGHPTAVVSAFPFSYADRLTPDESPAVRFAMTLSTEAFRAYVSDDLVGVEIGGAVKNVVAIACGMMQGVGFAENTRAALITRGIDEMMVLAEKLGGRRETVAGLSGVGDLTLTCSSPTSRNMSLGLQLGQGIERKDCFEGRHIVVEGEANARSITDLARRLGVTMPICEAVRRILYEGADIEQTFAALWSRPIEAEPSAMDLSYSHPASQEAQEALARAAEKIS from the coding sequence ATGGGCGGACGGCAAATTCCTGTCGCTGAATTTACGCCTGCGAGCCCGATTGCTCCTACAGATTCAGAGGATAAGGCCTCTCGTCCTAAAACCTCTTTACCGGAAAATGATGAAACCCACGCGCACCCTTTTTCGTCACTGACGGTTGTTGGTGCAGGATCGTGGGGCACAGCCCTTGCCGCAACGGCAGCGCGCGCTGGAACTAAGACCATTCTCTGGGGGCGATCTGAAGAGGTGGTCAACGAAATCAACGAGGCGCACACAAACTCTGTGTTTCTGCCCGACTGCGAATTGCCGCGCAATCTCAAGGCGACCTCTGATCTACAGGCTGCGTTGGCCGATGCCGACGCTGTGATGATCGTTGTGCCGTCCAGCGCCATTCGCGCCGTGTCCGAACAAGTCGCGGCCCACATTCCCGAGGGCGTGCCCATTGCTGTATGTGCCAAGGGGATTGAAGCGGATACAGGCCTTCTTATGACCCAGGTTGCCGAGTCCGAACTGGCCAATCATTCGGTGGGTGTCATTTCCGGGCCGACCTTTGCCCGCGAAACCGCGATAGGCCATCCGACGGCTGTTGTGTCGGCCTTTCCTTTCAGTTATGCGGACAGATTGACTCCGGATGAAAGCCCAGCCGTGCGCTTTGCCATGACGCTTAGCACAGAAGCCTTTCGTGCTTATGTCTCTGACGATCTGGTGGGCGTTGAAATCGGGGGGGCTGTCAAAAACGTGGTCGCCATCGCTTGCGGCATGATGCAGGGTGTTGGCTTTGCCGAAAATACCCGCGCAGCGCTGATTACCCGAGGCATCGATGAGATGATGGTGCTGGCCGAGAAGCTCGGCGGACGCCGCGAAACCGTCGCCGGTCTGTCTGGCGTTGGTGATTTGACGCTGACATGTTCCTCGCCGACATCGCGCAACATGTCCCTTGGTCTGCAATTGGGGCAGGGGATCGAGCGAAAAGACTGCTTTGAAGGGCGCCATATCGTGGTTGAAGGCGAGGCCAATGCCCGCTCCATCACCGATCTGGCCCGTCGTCTTGGCGTTACCATGCCGATCTGTGAGGCCGTTCGCCGTATTCTTTATGAGGGTGCCGATATTGAACAGACCTTTGCTGCGCTCTGGTCGCGTCCCATCGAGGCCGAACCGAGCGCCATGGATCTTTCCTATTCGCATCCGGCGAGCCAGGAAGCGCAAGAGGCTCTCGCCCGCGCCGCCGAGAAAATCTCCTGA
- a CDS encoding HAD family hydrolase, whose protein sequence is MNEMSADIKADIAQKRFVLATDLDGTFLGGSDEDRKALYDWIEANRDSVGLVFVTGRDPEFIVELTSRQGVPRPEYVVGDIGTTIAKVTPEGHVEPIPALEHDIAAAWNDSGDRVRDALVDIKGLTLQPTGFRYRVSYDMDPDLFDASACSIVDAMGLDWIISADRYFDVLPKGFSKGPSLLKLIDHLGLDAKRVLAAGDTLNDLSMLQCGVPAVAVGGAEEPLLEKVHFLDHVHVAKAIGAAGIAEAIGAFGLHPGMNLKV, encoded by the coding sequence ATGAACGAAATGAGTGCAGATATCAAAGCAGACATCGCCCAGAAGCGATTTGTGCTGGCAACCGATCTGGACGGGACCTTTCTTGGGGGCAGCGATGAAGATCGCAAGGCGCTCTATGACTGGATCGAAGCCAATCGCGACAGCGTCGGTCTTGTCTTTGTCACAGGGCGCGACCCGGAATTCATCGTGGAACTGACCTCACGCCAAGGGGTGCCGCGTCCGGAATATGTTGTCGGCGATATTGGAACGACCATCGCCAAGGTGACGCCTGAAGGGCATGTGGAGCCTATTCCGGCTCTGGAGCATGACATTGCCGCAGCCTGGAATGACAGTGGCGACAGAGTGCGCGACGCACTGGTCGACATCAAGGGGCTGACCCTTCAGCCAACCGGGTTTCGCTATCGGGTGAGCTACGATATGGACCCGGATCTGTTTGACGCCTCCGCCTGCAGCATCGTGGATGCCATGGGGCTTGACTGGATCATTTCCGCAGACCGGTATTTCGATGTGTTGCCCAAGGGCTTTTCCAAGGGGCCATCGCTGCTCAAGCTGATCGACCATCTTGGTCTGGATGCCAAGCGCGTTCTGGCCGCGGGCGACACACTGAATGATCTCTCCATGCTGCAATGTGGTGTTCCGGCCGTGGCCGTTGGTGGCGCCGAAGAGCCGCTGCTGGAGAAAGTGCACTTTCTGGATCATGTCCATGTTGCCAAGGCCATTGGCGCGGCCGGTATCGCAGAAGCCATTGGCGCGTTCGGCCTGCATCCGGGCATGAATCTCAAGGTCTGA
- the ggpS gene encoding glucosylglycerol-phosphate synthase, with product MSSDLVIVYHRQPYEEVEVNGKTELRENKSPNGIVPTLKSFFGAVDHGSWVAWKLAEDPANPDFEQVIEVEDDHGKYSVSRLPLSAHQVKEFYHVTSKEAFWPILHGFRERYNYDPVDWPNFREVNWAFAEAAAAEAAEGAMIWVHDYNLWLVPGYLRKMRPDLRIAFFHHTPFPSADMFNILPWRKEIIESLLQCDVVGFHIPRYAANFVSAASSLVDVDVLRRELVSDDLIFEGTALTERRVPTLLNWEDREIGISVAPVGVDVDYITECGNDPENLKRARAIKEEMGDTQLILSVGRTDYTKGGVEQLDSFERLLENNKELIGNVRLMHVSVSANRNMSAYEEIQNDIEAAAGRINGRFGTLDWQPVTLISRAIPFSDLVAYYRAADVAWITPLVDGMNLVAKEYVASRVDGDGVLVLSEFAGAAVEMGSAVIANPFSHRSMDEAILTALNMPEEERRTRMKLLRDAVSRRDIKAWGDQLEAEFSALKAAQRRRTFHSAFKPGAQS from the coding sequence ATGTCTTCTGATCTTGTCATCGTTTACCACCGCCAACCTTATGAAGAAGTTGAAGTCAACGGAAAGACCGAGCTTCGGGAAAACAAAAGCCCGAACGGCATCGTTCCGACCCTAAAGAGCTTCTTTGGGGCCGTCGATCACGGCTCCTGGGTGGCCTGGAAGTTGGCAGAAGATCCTGCCAATCCAGATTTTGAGCAGGTGATCGAAGTGGAAGACGATCATGGCAAATATTCGGTCTCCCGCCTGCCACTGTCCGCCCATCAGGTAAAGGAATTTTATCACGTCACCTCCAAGGAAGCCTTCTGGCCGATCCTGCATGGTTTCCGTGAACGCTACAACTATGACCCGGTGGACTGGCCAAACTTCCGCGAGGTCAACTGGGCCTTTGCTGAAGCGGCTGCCGCTGAAGCTGCCGAAGGCGCCATGATCTGGGTGCATGATTATAACCTGTGGCTGGTGCCCGGCTATCTGCGCAAGATGCGCCCTGATCTGCGCATTGCCTTCTTCCACCACACGCCATTCCCGTCAGCAGACATGTTCAACATTCTGCCATGGCGTAAGGAGATCATTGAGAGCCTGTTGCAGTGTGACGTGGTCGGTTTCCATATTCCACGCTATGCGGCCAACTTTGTTTCCGCCGCCAGCAGTCTTGTGGATGTGGATGTTCTGCGCCGCGAGCTGGTTAGTGATGATCTGATCTTTGAAGGCACAGCTCTGACAGAACGCCGCGTTCCGACGCTCCTGAACTGGGAAGATCGCGAAATCGGTATTTCGGTTGCCCCTGTCGGTGTTGATGTCGATTACATTACCGAGTGTGGCAACGATCCGGAAAATCTCAAGCGGGCCCGCGCCATCAAGGAAGAAATGGGCGATACCCAGTTGATCCTCTCTGTTGGCCGCACCGACTACACCAAGGGTGGCGTCGAGCAGCTCGACAGCTTCGAGCGCCTGCTGGAGAACAACAAGGAGCTTATTGGCAACGTGCGCCTGATGCATGTTTCCGTGAGCGCCAACCGCAATATGAGCGCCTATGAAGAAATCCAGAATGACATTGAAGCCGCCGCTGGCCGCATCAATGGGCGTTTCGGTACGCTCGATTGGCAGCCGGTGACCTTGATTTCCCGCGCCATTCCTTTCTCGGATCTGGTCGCCTACTACCGCGCCGCCGATGTGGCATGGATCACGCCACTCGTTGATGGCATGAACCTTGTGGCCAAGGAGTATGTGGCCTCCCGCGTTGATGGTGACGGAGTTTTGGTGTTGTCCGAATTCGCCGGTGCTGCCGTAGAAATGGGCTCGGCCGTGATTGCCAACCCATTCTCGCATCGCTCTATGGATGAGGCCATCCTGACGGCCCTCAATATGCCAGAAGAAGAACGCCGCACCCGCATGAAGCTGTTGCGCGATGCCGTATCTCGCCGCGATATCAAGGCCTGGGGCGATCAGCTCGAAGCGGAATTCTCTGCCCTCAAGGCCGCCCAGCGTCGCCGCACTTTCCACTCGGCCTTCAAACCGGGTGCCCAAAGCTAA
- a CDS encoding pyrroloquinoline quinone-dependent dehydrogenase, protein MKTLTRILLSSALCLSMTSTLTLAQENSEADAPASTADVTLPEAQAETPATAEDGNEATTTDTDGMAQSPDPDSEDEAGGYVPPAPVQDVNDGVVAPVLNTTPRQRKGIPLVPQQATWNSFHGQLNAQKYAPLDQINKDNVSELEKVWEVHTGDVSDGSGDTPATVWSATPVFANDTLYIGTPFYRILALDPATGKQKWAFDTKSRLEALTQPALKNRGVAYWEADNPVAGEPCQKIVYIGTMDARLFAVDADSGEACKAFGDNGALDVNQWNTRPDRFPLSLLQPPTVTGNHLIMGWAGMDWEYSEAPPGAVFSVDPQTGDLQWAFDTIPENIRRQTGTANVWTAMSVDEDLGLVYLPIASPSPNYWGGNRKQQIPYATSTTALDLETGEVVWSRQWVHHDIWDYDINSAPTLMDITVDGKDIPALVQGTKMGFLFVVNRETGEDVWPIEERPVPQGDGTIDGEVYAATQPFPTKPAPLLDQSEKPEVWKIADIVGGGSCSALFDKLSYEGMYTPPTTKGEGVLTYPDSAGGVQWGGVAFDPESQTAIVNTSHIVQYIKLFARKDYDKINSGSGNENGFYPQKGAPYGMSLMNAMNWLGMPCWKPPFGELVALNMHTGDVKWRRPIGESQRYGFFMPESMGSPTIGGPAVTKGGLVFIGATMDAKARAYDLSTGEVLWSDQLEAPVVANPAVYEYQGKQYVAFISGGNSILKPTVGDQIAVYALPD, encoded by the coding sequence ATGAAAACTCTCACACGAATTTTATTAAGCAGTGCCCTTTGCCTCTCCATGACCAGCACTCTGACGCTGGCACAGGAAAATAGCGAAGCCGATGCCCCGGCAAGCACTGCTGATGTCACCTTGCCTGAAGCCCAGGCAGAAACCCCTGCCACGGCGGAAGATGGCAACGAGGCGACAACCACCGATACCGATGGGATGGCCCAAAGCCCAGACCCCGATAGCGAGGATGAGGCCGGGGGCTATGTTCCGCCTGCCCCTGTTCAGGATGTCAATGACGGTGTAGTGGCTCCCGTTCTCAACACCACTCCTCGTCAGCGCAAAGGCATCCCGCTGGTGCCACAACAGGCAACATGGAACAGCTTCCATGGCCAGTTGAATGCCCAGAAATATGCCCCTCTTGACCAGATCAACAAAGACAATGTGAGTGAGCTCGAAAAGGTCTGGGAAGTCCATACCGGAGACGTCTCCGATGGTAGTGGCGACACACCTGCGACCGTATGGTCTGCAACACCGGTGTTTGCCAATGACACACTTTATATAGGCACCCCATTCTATCGCATTCTGGCGCTTGATCCGGCAACGGGTAAACAGAAATGGGCGTTTGACACCAAGTCGAGACTGGAAGCCCTGACGCAGCCAGCGCTCAAGAACCGCGGCGTTGCCTATTGGGAGGCTGACAATCCTGTTGCCGGTGAACCTTGCCAGAAGATCGTCTATATCGGCACCATGGATGCGCGCCTGTTTGCTGTGGATGCGGATAGTGGAGAAGCCTGCAAGGCTTTCGGCGACAATGGCGCATTGGATGTGAACCAGTGGAACACGCGCCCGGACCGCTTCCCGCTTTCGCTGTTGCAGCCACCCACCGTTACCGGCAACCATTTGATCATGGGCTGGGCCGGCATGGACTGGGAATATTCCGAGGCCCCTCCGGGAGCCGTATTCTCGGTTGATCCGCAGACTGGCGACTTGCAGTGGGCCTTTGACACCATTCCGGAAAATATCCGCCGCCAGACCGGCACGGCCAATGTCTGGACCGCGATGTCCGTGGATGAGGATCTGGGACTTGTCTATCTGCCGATTGCCTCGCCATCTCCCAACTATTGGGGCGGAAACCGCAAACAGCAGATCCCATATGCCACCTCCACCACGGCTCTCGATCTGGAAACCGGCGAAGTTGTCTGGTCGCGCCAGTGGGTCCATCATGATATCTGGGACTATGATATCAACTCCGCGCCGACCCTGATGGACATAACGGTTGACGGCAAAGACATCCCGGCGCTCGTTCAGGGTACCAAGATGGGCTTCCTGTTCGTGGTCAACCGCGAGACGGGAGAAGATGTCTGGCCAATCGAAGAGCGTCCGGTGCCACAGGGCGATGGTACGATTGACGGCGAAGTCTATGCCGCGACCCAGCCCTTCCCGACCAAACCGGCTCCTCTGCTGGACCAGTCGGAAAAGCCGGAAGTCTGGAAAATTGCCGATATCGTCGGCGGAGGGTCTTGCTCGGCGCTGTTTGACAAGCTCAGCTATGAGGGCATGTATACCCCACCAACCACCAAGGGCGAAGGCGTTCTCACTTATCCGGACAGTGCCGGTGGCGTTCAATGGGGCGGAGTGGCCTTTGATCCAGAAAGCCAGACGGCCATCGTCAATACCTCTCATATCGTGCAATATATCAAGCTGTTTGCGCGTAAAGACTATGACAAGATCAATAGTGGCTCCGGCAATGAAAACGGCTTTTACCCGCAGAAAGGTGCCCCTTATGGCATGAGCTTGATGAATGCCATGAATTGGTTGGGCATGCCATGTTGGAAACCACCGTTCGGAGAACTCGTCGCGCTCAACATGCATACAGGTGACGTCAAATGGCGCAGGCCAATCGGGGAATCCCAGCGGTATGGCTTTTTCATGCCCGAGAGCATGGGCTCTCCCACTATCGGCGGCCCTGCTGTTACCAAGGGCGGACTGGTCTTTATTGGAGCAACCATGGATGCCAAGGCTCGCGCCTATGACCTCAGCACAGGTGAAGTCCTTTGGTCCGATCAGCTCGAGGCCCCCGTTGTGGCCAACCCTGCTGTCTATGAGTATCAGGGCAAGCAGTATGTCGCCTTTATCTCGGGCGGTAACTCGATCCTGAAACCAACGGTGGGTGATCAGATCGCAGTCTATGCCCTGCCGGATTGA
- a CDS encoding aldo/keto reductase: MEKKALGNTGFDIAPIVFGGNVFGWTLDEQESFRILDAFIDSGFDAIDTADAYSRWAEGNKGGESETILGKWFKARPGMRDKVKLFTKVGSDMGIPGHKGLKEEWILKAVDDSLSRLGVDYIDLYFSHWPDPDASHSETLGAYDKLLKAGKIRTIGASNYDLALMTGALEASQKEGLPFYQVLQPEFNLNSREKFPTPLKDFCVEKSIGVITYFSLASGFLTGKYRTEEDFKGPKRGEMAKRFYNEKGMHVLTVLDEVAANHDAKLAEVALAWIIGSEGVTAPIASATSLSQIESFVKAVELNLTPEEMDSLTKAGL; encoded by the coding sequence ATGGAAAAGAAAGCACTCGGAAATACCGGTTTTGACATCGCTCCGATCGTCTTTGGTGGCAATGTATTCGGCTGGACGCTTGATGAGCAGGAGAGCTTCCGCATTCTTGACGCCTTCATTGATAGTGGCTTTGATGCAATAGATACAGCCGATGCCTATTCGCGCTGGGCTGAGGGCAACAAGGGGGGTGAATCCGAGACCATTTTGGGTAAGTGGTTCAAGGCGCGCCCGGGGATGCGTGACAAGGTCAAGCTCTTCACCAAGGTCGGTTCCGATATGGGGATTCCCGGTCATAAGGGGCTGAAAGAAGAATGGATCCTCAAGGCCGTTGATGACTCACTTTCCCGCCTCGGTGTGGACTATATCGACCTCTATTTCTCCCATTGGCCTGATCCGGATGCCTCTCATTCGGAAACACTGGGCGCATATGACAAGCTGCTCAAGGCCGGAAAGATCCGCACCATTGGTGCCTCCAACTATGATCTGGCGCTGATGACAGGGGCGCTTGAAGCGTCACAAAAGGAAGGCCTGCCCTTCTATCAGGTGCTGCAGCCGGAATTCAATCTCAATTCTCGTGAAAAATTCCCGACCCCGCTCAAGGATTTCTGCGTTGAAAAGTCCATTGGGGTCATCACCTATTTCAGTCTCGCATCTGGCTTCCTGACGGGTAAATACCGAACAGAGGAAGACTTCAAGGGCCCGAAACGGGGTGAGATGGCCAAGCGCTTCTACAATGAAAAGGGGATGCATGTGCTCACGGTGCTGGACGAAGTAGCCGCAAACCATGATGCCAAGTTGGCCGAAGTTGCCCTCGCCTGGATCATCGGAAGCGAAGGGGTTACCGCACCGATTGCAAGCGCAACCAGCCTTTCCCAGATAGAAAGCTTCGTGAAGGCTGTCGAGTTGAATTTGACCCCAGAGGAAATGGATAGCCTTACCAAGGCTGGCCTCTGA